The nucleotide window CCCCCCTGAGCTGGAGCTGCGGTATCTCCAGTGTACCTGTTGCTGGAGGAGCCGAGTTCCCGTGGCAGGCTTTGAGACCCTGAACGCCACCATCTCCCCTTCTTCCTTCGAGCCCTGCAAAGAGGACAGCAGCGCGCCTCTGGACGCCTGCTACACCCCCGAGCAGCGGGACGCcatcctgcagctgctcaaCAACGCCTCACCGGCGGAGCTGGCCGGTGTCAAGATGCTGAGAGGCCGCAAGTCGCTCAACATTGTGGAGTACAGGACAAAAAACGGACCTTTTAAAACGCTGGAGAGCGTGGTGAATGTCCCACTGCTCAAACACAAAAGCGCCGTCGTGGTCTTCAACGCCATCCTCAACCcggtgaagaaaaagaaagtgaagatTCAGCTGGCAAAGTTCATCAGGCCGGAGGTGGACAGGTCCTGGTTGGATGTGAGGTTCATTGTTCACTTGCAGTACATTTTCTTAGAGTCCCCTACACATTTCATACCGCTGCTCTGCTCAAtcacaggttcacagtttttcatgcCTGTCTcgaaacaacagtcaggtgcccaagtGAACACGGACACCTATTTCTTCTTGCTGTCAttcaatcattcctcctgttcatactggccatgaAAAGACCCTTTTACTATTTCGCTTTCACTAGGAGTGATGGAGGACCAAATTTACAATCCTCCTCTATGCAAaacatgtgtttaaaagtttatctgaagctaatatgatgCTTCAGCCGCCCAAATGAGTAAAACCAAGTGGATATCTTTAAATTCTGAGTTTGTATtactatactactactgctgATCTACACTGTCCAGGaaacaaaaaagtaatgttattgcaaaaacaaaaaacttttgcAAGATATCCGGCTGATTATTATCCATTAGCCAGTATTAGCAGGAGGAACCTATTTCAGTCTTCATTCAGGCAACTGAATATTGTCTTGTGCTAGACTTGGAAAAACTATGAACCTATCCTTTTAACATTGGGGGATACAGTCATGTGgttaattaaaggaaaaacacaataaatgcaGATGCTTGCATACAGGTCAACACTGGTTTGAATATGAATGAGggttttttcttaattattttcatcccaaatgtgaaatgtagagagagaaagcaggatcttttttttactatgaCCACTTTCTGTTTGTTCACTCAGGATGCTAATACCATAGTGTCACTAGtatgtgggactaataaagtcgCCTGGGCACATGTGGACCGTGGGATGGCAGTGCTGGACTGGCAACAGCATGACTGTCCTAATTTCTTGAAGGGAACATACATGGCCTCTGCATACTTGAATGATGTGAGTTCACACCTCATTCTATTAAAAATACTAACGCTGGATAATACAAATCcatattgaaatgtatttttctgttaacAGGTCTCTGCAGTTGTGTCACTCCTACCATCTGCTGACTTCTACATAATAGAGAAGCCATCCATCTCAGTCCAGAATACGGCTCTGTTCCCTATCATGGCCCACATGAGGACTGTGGAGGCCATGCTGTTTGCTCTGCTGGAGCCAAGAAACATCCCAGTGGAGACCAACATACCTCCCAGGTGGGGAAAAGGGATTTAATATCGGTTTAACTATAAAAGCCACCAAAATAGCGAATAAACAAGAAAgcatattcatttataaatgtgCTCTTCAGCACGTGCACagtatttaacacatttatatttaaagaagtCAGGTTTGTTTGTGGCTCCTTTTTCATGAAATTACTGGGCTTTGCAGAGTTCTGAACATGATGCGTACCGCTGTGGGACGTCACTTTGGACTGATGGTGGGCGAGTCACGGACCAGCGGTGCTCAGACAGTGCGACAGCTGATGACGGAGTCGGTGACACAGAAGTTTCCGCGAATAAACTTCCCCCCGGACCTGCTGATGAAGTACAGGAATTCGTTCCAGATGGGCAgcagcagaagaggaggagagcaacTGTGTGATGCCCTGCTGCAGGCTGTGGCTTTTTACGAGCTGCTCAGTGAATCCAGTTGAGCCGTGATGTGGACTGATCCGGCCTCGCACTACATCCACTAAGCTGAACACTAGAGGCATCCTGAGCCCTTAAACATATTGACCTGACCAGAAAACCACATCAGTACCTCGACAAGACTTCAAAAACAATAACTTATAAAAATAgagatttttatttacttttcatgGATGCACTTatgtgtgaataaaaacatggacaTATCTCAACTGCAACATAATGTTCACAGTATtttgatgaatgaaatgatgaaatgcatagtaaaataaatactgacaGTAGTAAGATGAGATTGAAAATGTGATGTGTAACAGCCTTTGTGGCGGACTGCTCTATGAGAAATCTTCTGCCAGGCATTGCAATGTTGACCTTGGGAGGCCCAGATGTTTGCTGCTGAGGTAGTTCAGACACCTAATGTAGGAGGAGGGATAAACCTGTTTAAATCTGGCTGCTACTACTTATTATTTCAATGTACAAAATCAAATGGTTGTAATACTTGATAAAACAATGATTTAAGTGTAAGACTTACCGTAACTGATAAAATTAGCTTGCTTGGAATCAATAAAACTAAAAGGTAGTTGAGTGAGGAAGCAGTGCGGTTTAAGATACAACTACCACCGTCTGCCTTTCACTCAACACCGACTACCAGGGTGTGACTAGATTTGTTATAATGGAGGTAAACTATTTTTCCACTATTAAGAATAGCACTATCATTCTAAAGACCACAACCTTCCTAAGATGGAAATGAATTTAAATCTGTTATTGTGTCCGGCTTACCTGACTGGCTCCTCTCTTTGTTGCTGTGGTCTCTGAGAGCGACAGATGGAGCGGAGGACAGGCATGTAGTCGACAGTGACAGCCTGCCTGTTCCCCAGTAGGCTGAAGGACTGACTGCCAAGCACCGTCCTGCTCAGCTCATATCTACTTTGGGACACACTGTGGGTACAGGCAGGAGCATTATATGTGGTGGAGGA belongs to Scomber scombrus chromosome 2, fScoSco1.1, whole genome shotgun sequence and includes:
- the tefm gene encoding transcription elongation factor, mitochondrial produces the protein MWVARRFLSSVAQRGQYAGQSGLFRRPQHGSPPELELRYLQCTCCWRSRVPVAGFETLNATISPSSFEPCKEDSSAPLDACYTPEQRDAILQLLNNASPAELAGVKMLRGRKSLNIVEYRTKNGPFKTLESVVNVPLLKHKSAVVVFNAILNPVKKKKVKIQLAKFIRPEVDRSWLDDANTIVSLVCGTNKVAWAHVDRGMAVLDWQQHDCPNFLKGTYMASAYLNDVSAVVSLLPSADFYIIEKPSISVQNTALFPIMAHMRTVEAMLFALLEPRNIPVETNIPPRVLNMMRTAVGRHFGLMVGESRTSGAQTVRQLMTESVTQKFPRINFPPDLLMKYRNSFQMGSSRRGGEQLCDALLQAVAFYELLSESS